In Ogataea parapolymorpha DL-1 chromosome I, whole genome shotgun sequence, the following are encoded in one genomic region:
- a CDS encoding Conserved hypothetical membrane protein: MFPAHETRDRKESIELDHLDGELSVLEERPIGSSSAFQSRNPNLGNKSFEENTQENSHELSHEDTNESIYYPDGGFKAYSAVFASLMGLICSFGLMNSTGAIESYLEKNTLKTTPTTTISWIFAIYTFLTFGCNLFSGALFDTFGAKKVAIPGALLVCAGLLATANCTQVWQFILSFGVCCGVGCALLMAPMVSCIAHFFRKKRGLALGIAMPGASIGGVVWPLVCNYLYPKIGFTWTMRVLSFIFIGLLTVSCLLIDDRLDEIDGDSKNHSASQVWDRVKQSIDFKTLKDPVYLLLVAGLFMNEFSLILCFTYIPSYALNNGYSESLSLIALTVVNAAGVFGRYLPSHLSDSYGKFNLMVAVSAIQALSILVFWLPFGHIKPLFFIFCIIYGFATAGTLALTPLCTSQISNPRDFGKRYGTAYFFVSFGNLICIPIGIAITNTAAGYNGMVGFAGAGSCSATLLFVLARYKLAKFNMKVV, encoded by the coding sequence ATGTTCCCTGCTCATGAAACTCGTGATAGAAAAGAGTCAATAGAGCTCGATCATCTTGATGGGGAGCTCTCGGTGCTTGAAGAACGGCCAATTGGGTCTTCGTCAGCATTCCAGTCTCGGAACCCAAATTTAGGCAATAAATCATTTGAAGAGAATACCCAAGAAAATTCCCATGAATTATCCCATGAAGACACCAACGAAAGCATCTACTATCCAGACGGAGGCTTTAAGGCATACTCCGCGGTCTTTGCCTCGCTAATGGGGCTGATCTGCTCCTTTGGACTGATGAACTCCACAGGTGCGATCGAGTCGTatcttgaaaaaaatacacttAAAACGACTCCAACAACCACTATATCTTGGATCTTTGCTATTTACACCTTCCTGACTTTTGGTTGCAAtcttttttctggtgcGCTGTTTGACACCTTTGGAGCGAAGAAAGTGGCCATTCCAGGTGCCCTATTAGTCTGTGCCGGTCTCCTGGCAACGGCCAACTGCACACAAGTTTGGCAATTTATCCTGTCGTTTGGTGTTTGCTGTGGAGTGGGCTGTGCATTGCTTATGGCGCCGATGGTCAGCTGCATCGCTCACTTCTTCCGCAAAAAAAGAGGACTTGCTTTGGGCATTGCCATGCCCGGAGCCAGCATTGGAGGAGTTGTGTGGCCTCTGGTCTGTAATTACCTCTATCCCAAAATTGGTTTCACATGGACTATGAGAGTGCTGtcttttatttttattgGACTGCTGACTGTGAGTTGCCTGTTGATCGATGACCGTCTCGACGAAATCGATGGGGACTCAAAAAATCATAGTGCTTCGCAAGTTTGGGATAGGGTGAAACAGAGCATTGATTTCAAGACTCTCAAGGATCCTGTCTATTTACTACTTGTCGCAGGCCTTTTCATGAACGAGTTCTCACTAATCTTGTGCTTCACATACATTCCATCATACGCCCTAAATAACGGTTATTCCGAGTCGTTGTCACTGATTGCACTGACAGTGGTCAAtgctgctggtgtttttggaaggTACCTTCCTTCGCATCTTTCTGATAGTTATGGAAAGTTCAATCTAATGGTTGCGGTGTCCGCCATTCAAGCGCTTTCAATTCTGGTTTTCTGGCTACCATTTGGTCATATCAAACCcttatttttcattttctgtATCATATACGGCTTTGCTACGGCAGGAACGCTTGCATTGACTCCACTTTGCACGTCTCAAATCTCAAACCCTAGAGACTTCGGAAAAAGATACGGCACGGCATATTTCTTTGTCAGTTTCGGTAACCTGATCTGCATTCCTATTGGTATCGCAATCACAAATACTGCTGCTGGGTATAATGGTATGGTTGGTTTTGCAGGAGCAGGATCGTGCTCCGCTACTTTACTTTTTGTGCTTGCCCGCTACAAATTAGCGAAATTTAATATGAAAGTTGTGTGA